Part of the Amblyraja radiata isolate CabotCenter1 chromosome 27, sAmbRad1.1.pri, whole genome shotgun sequence genome is shown below.
TGGTGTTTTGTTTTGGGGCTCATCACTGGGTTCAGCAGCAGAGCCGCTGGATGGTTGCCAGCTTTATGTCAGCCACAGTGCAATCTCATTCATTTGAAAGAAGCCACCAACCTTCAGTAACAAGATATGTGTAGGTAactgatttgttttttttaattttactttacCTTGATGTTTGAATTAATTTCTCCTGGTTTAATTTATTAAGTACAAAAATATTTTAAGTAATgtaattatttaaatatttttaaacagtTTGTAGATGTGTCTGGCCATCAGGGGCATTTAAAAATGGGTGAAAAGACCTTTGAAAACAATGAACTTAAGTTAAATGGTCATCAGGTCTTTCCTGGTTGTGGGCCTCAAGATGTGTCACCCGAGGCCTAGTCAAATAATAACTGCTTGCACCTGACAGAATGGCTGTAGCCAGGCCTCTTAGAGCTGTCAATGGTAAGTGCTGTGTGTGGTAGAGGTAATAGTGAGAAAGGATGGCGGATGGGAGCAAGCTATACCTGGCCCATTTGATGTTACATCCTCTCTTCAATACCATACTAACTGCTGGTCACAGGCATTCTTGGCATAAGCAGCTTAGCTGAATACCTTTATAAGGGCAGTGCAAAATATCTTGAGTATAAATGCTGCCATTATATGTTCCATAACTgcacaaaaaaaaacacttgccAAGCTAGAAACAAAACAAGCCAAAAAACAGGTCTGGATGTAGCTTTAAGATAATGCCATAGATTTCCTTTTCAATGAGCAGGTGGCGCCAGCACCTGACCtttcattatttttgttttaattgtatgtgttaaatgtatgtttttattgttttaatgtgggggggtgttgggggaaactttttctaatctcttacctcgacgaagatgcgattttttttccatatcgtatctcggtccacactgcggcctaacattgaggagttggcggcctttgctggagaccaataTCGAGAGCTCCACTGCAGGAGCCTAcaagactttaacatcgtggagcccgcgatccctttgccaggggtcgaccacggagctccaactgtgggtgcttgcggacttaacatcacggtgcCCGCAGTCACTGATcatgaccgacttcgggaacgtcAAGTCATGGGGGTTTCGACCtccccgacgcaggagtttccattgccccgacacgggagtttcgatcaccccgtgcGGGGGTTTCGaccgccagctgcgggagctttgatcgccctgacggatggttcaactgatccgaccgcaggagaataatgAGGAAGTAGATTGgactattttgccttccatcagaggAATGtgtcttttatgtagttgtgtgtcttgttgctttttttttcatatggctgtatggtaattcatatatcactgtaccttaattggttcatgtgacaataaaagacctttgaaacctttgaaactttCAATAAAGGAAACTCTGCTGATAATGAAGATTAAGCTGTAAGCTTTAAAGGACTTTGGTTAGCCCATATtttgagtattgcgtgcagttctgtttgacccattacaggaaagatgtggaggctttggaaagggcgaagaggaggtttaccagaatgctgcctggattagaggatttcatctagagggagagattggttaggcttgaattattttctctggaacgtcaaaggttgaggggagacttgatagaagtatataaaattatgaggtttagatgaggtagacagtcagaacctttatctcaGTGTGGATATGTCAaacacaagagggcatagctataacaaGAGAGgacgaaagtttaatggagatgtgcggagaAAGTTTTTTACACTCCACATGGcggaggctgatacgatagtggcgtttaacaggctgttagataggcacacgaaagcgcagggaattgagggataaggatcatgtgTAGTCAGGTgacatcagtttaacttggcatcatgttcggcataaacattgtgggccgaagggctcattCCTTTACTGTTCTATATTATGCTGTACTTGTGTGAATTTGGCTAATGGTATAACTGTTTCCAACTTCTTTGTTTGGGTTATCTGTGAATACTAAAGATAATCAATTGAATGAAATGAGTCTTAAATACACCTAGATATTTAACCTGCATTAATTTGATCAATCAAAATACATGACATTCTCCAGCATATCACAGTTTAAAAATTAATCCTGACTTCATATTGTTGTTAGCTACAGCTTTCAATAGTGCATCCCTTTAGATCTAACTCCAAGAAGCAATGGTAACAGGGCCACAGTATGCAGCATAGCTACTTGCCCCACTCACTGTCTGGTGTTCATGCCATTTTAAACcgacattaatgggcctgtcccacttaggcgactttctaggtgactgcaggagactatgcagtcaccacatggtcgccacatgttcacgggtggttgccggggagtcgccttcatggtcgtgaggagttcccacattctgggaactagtcgtggcctcattaaggtcgccgcgaatttttcaacatgttgaaaaattagcggagaCTAGAataaagctgccatggagagtagcgagaattctcatgccgtaggtgggtcgccaggaggttgaaTGTTCttgaaggttcttgtaggttgtagccagtgctgaccggtgaatttcattggctcattgggggaaaaaaaacgtaagcagtagttttcagaaccaaggatgaccgactggtaatgttatatgtccgccgagcttcacagccgtgtatctctggcttcttaaaagttgcctccactccttctccccccttctccctcccctctccctccttttttagaggacttaccgtacactgtgctttcaccatcttaattacagcgccaaccttcctgttcatcgtggtgtgtgtctgtatcacattggctttgcaccctgtgaatttcactcagacagcgctccccccgcttgccctgtcccctgcataacgggctggtgaaggaagcgatgtatgtgcgtgtgtgtgtgtgtgtgtgtgtgggtgtgggtgttccactctgacagttgccgttccagttgccggtttttcaggcgactgccggcaacttgacagtcgccgacagtccgctgaaaaatcgcctcagtgggacagacccataagcaTTTATCCACACACTACTGATTGGAAAAGAACATTTGCTCCTCATTTACAAACGTCTTCTATAGGTCTTATGTAATGGCTTTGGGATTAACTTATGCCTGGTTAGGTAATGGGCCAATTCAACACCACACAATCCAAAACCACATAATGAACTGACAGGACCAAACTAAGTATCAAATCAGGAAGACTGGTGGTGACAGACGTTTTTGGCAGACATTCACAGAACACTACTGCACCTGAACAAGCAAACCAGATGTCTCTGGAGCACTTACAGAGTAGAGTTTCAAATTTCAAACTTGTTAATTCAATAATGCTGAAACTGAAATTAAGTGTTTAAAGAATAAAATCAATTACAAAAGATAAATTGCCCTTTTTTCTGCAGAGTTATTAACTTTTTCATTATTCCAATTTGTAATAATTTTAACTTAAAACTAATTATTCATTTGCAATAATATTCTGCAGTGATATCTTTATTTAATTAACTCCCCACACATTTTTTTGACTGTGTAATACTGTGAAATGTTGACTGTGAAAGGGACTCTAACAATGAAAGTTTTTTTCCCACTTATTTGTAACTTatttaaatgaaatgaaatttgtATTCCTGTAAGTTGGCCGAACCTTTGCCTTATTTCTTCAAGTAGGAGTAATGGTTATATGGCCTTGTGCAATTGAACTCTGCCATATTATGGTGGATACAGGAATAGCAAGGAATGAATTCAGAATCCACAGTGAACTATCTTCAGAAAGCCAAGAGAAGGTGACTTTTCATCTGCACTTTCAACCAGTTTTGTACTTCAACTATTTAGTAGGGTTCTTTTGTAATGATGCACAACTGTTCATTGTATTCCTGTCTTCAGGGATTTTTTTTAGGCCATTGTACAAAACTCCCTTTGGCCAATGAATTATCTTTGAGGTGTATTGCATTGAAAAAAATACAGCAGCAACTTCCACACACAAATCTTCCACGTCACCAATGGCCTGAATTTTGCAAGGAACTGCCAGAAGAACTATCCACAATTACCCCTGTAAATTTCAACACCATTGAGATTCTCCATATGGTGTGGAAGTTCCAAAGCTGTGATCAGCTGTTTGCCATTTTGTCAACTGTGCTCCTACATTGGATTAATTATAGAACTTAGCTTGGGAACAGGAAGTAGCAGGGATTCCCCCTCATTCACACTGAAGATTCCATATGAAAGGTACTGGGCCACGTTAGACGTTGCATAGGAAATGTTTTGCCATTCTTTTCATAGCTATTGAATAATGAAAACTGGTATAGAGTTATAGAACCTGGTTATTTTGAGGCAATAGGCTCACAGACTCACCCCTGAAAGCTGACTTATTATCTTCTAAGGAGTGTGATTAAATGATTTGTATTTTCGTGTTTTAATGCAGCTCTCCTgtcaatgtcatccaaatatttcCATCAATGGTAAGATGCACCACCTGTTAGATATATTGCAGCAAAGTTATGTCTACATTGGGAAACAGTCACAGCTGTATTGGGCATTAAGATCATTGAACATCATCTCCAGGTTTCCCTTCATGTCCTGCACTGTTAATCTGTCATCATTCATAGGTCTCCATCCTTGAATTTTCGACCTAACACTATTGTAAAGTAACCACTCTCAGCTTATCACAGAAACTGGGTAATGGCCAATTCATATGACCTAGCCAACTTTTCTCACTTtctgaaaataaatattaaaaaatgatCAGAAGGCGATTTATCTTTTTGTTGCATTAATATGTTAGATGAAGGAGGTTAAGGATTTAGATCTCTAACCAGTGGTTCATTTTTTCCCACCAATTACATTAATTCAATAAAGGATGCATCATGATTTCTATAGCAAAAAGGTAGACCTGATAGGAATACCATACTTATATTTAGTTGGGACATCTCATATTATATTTAGTTTGGACATCTCATAATTCCTCTCTTCAAAATttataggactttattcctttgagtgcagaggctgagggatgatgttagagagatgtataaaatcatgagaggaatagataaggtgaatgcacagagtctttatcCCAGGATAGAAGAATCAAGAACGAGACGgcatatgtttaagatgagatgggaaagatttaatagaaacctgaggggtaatgttttcacacagagtagtGGTGTATACAACAAACTGCCAGGTGAAATAGTTgcgataacagcatttaaaagacatttggacaagaacATGGTGAGGAAAggcttagtgggatatgggctaggcacagacaaatgggactagtttggatggggcatcttggtcagtatggacaagttggaaTGAGCAGCCTGTTTTCGTCCTGTATAACTCAAAGACAAGCTCTTTGAGTTTGTATGAACTCAAAATGATATTTGTACCTTTCAAGCAGGAAACTAGTGAAAATATTTGCAGCAGCAGATTAGTATGTCAATGGGTTTAATGCAAGAGCTATGTTACCTTCACATTTGTTCAAGTCATTTAACATTACTTTGTGCTAACAGCATTCTTAGAAATTAAACAATATATTTCAGTGGTTTGTGGTAGACGATGAAACTACGTGTGTTCAATTTgaatttttattaaaaaaatgaatggaTCAACAACTTTTCAAAATAATAGTCAACATGTTTGTCATATTAGTGACCACCCAAAGTTATATCTCATTGTTTATTCAATTTTTGGAAGTGGAAACTGAGGAATGGTTATTAAAGCAGATGGGATCATAGAATTGAATGAGGATTAGGTTGCAAAAGGAGCACAAATATGTTGAATCTGTCCAGTTATAAATTTAGATTTCAGAGGCTGATGTTATTTTTCTTTGAGGAAAATTAGTTAATAGAAGATTTCATTGAGAGGCACAAGATCGTGACTGTCCTTGGCAGATTGAATAAAGGGAAAAAAATATCCAATTAGCAGATGATTCAATGACCCCCAGAACTTAAACATTTTTTGGCTTAAGTTCCAAGAGAGATATAAGGAAAATAATTTACTCAGAACCAGAAATACTTGCGCCATGTATGAGTGGTGAAAACAGAATCAATCCGTGCAGTCAGAGGGGAATTGGGAGAAGCATGATATTAATTGGAGGTCAAGGCAAAAGGTAGGGAGGTGGGTTGCATTGGGGTTTATAAGATAAGGTAACAatatagacttaatgggccaactgGTCTGCTACTATGCCACAGTAATTGTATAAAGTAACTTGGTTTTGCATTTTTTATTGCAACAGAAATTCCAGTGATTCTTCCTTCGGATCTCAAGGGTGATAAAGGCGCACCAGGAAAGCCGGGACCAAGAGGACCATCTGGGCCACCGGGAGTGCATGGAAATGCAGGATATGGCAAACCAGGTTTTCCAGGTCCAACCGGACCTCCGGGGACACCAGGATTTTCACGCTTTGGAAAGCCAGGAATGCCGGGAATACCTGGTAAGCCAGGTATCATAGGGTTTCCTGGACCAAAGGGCGATGAAGGACCCAGAGGAGATCCAGGACCCCGAGGCCCAGCTGGGATTCCAGGAGAACCTGGCCCTGCGGGATTTCCTGTCCCTGGGAAGCAAGGATCCCCAGGGATTACTGGAGCCCCTGGACCTAGAGCAGAGCCTGGTGAGAAGGGAGAACCCGGTGCACCGGGGGAACGTGGTCCCAGAGGCGAGGTTGGGTACGGTAACCCGGGTATACCAGGGGCAAGAGGTAAGGAGGGGAGTCCAGGTAAATCTGGGCCCTCAGGGTTACCCGGTTTAGGAAAACCAGGAATTAATGGTTTACCTGGTGTCCATGGTGAGAAAGGCGAATCAGGACCAAGTGGAGACATTGGACATCCAGGACCACCTGGTCCTCAGGGTCCTGCAGGAAAGCCAGGATTAGATGGGATAGGGAAACCAGGTCTGAATGGGTTACCAGGTATCCCAGGATCTGTAGGTCATAAAGGTGGGCCTGGACCTCCTGGTGCTCGGGGTTTGCCTGGGGTTCCAGGGTATGCAAAACCGGGAATGAATGGATTAAAAGGTCAGCGCGGGCCTCCTGGGGCACCAGGTGCTCCAGGACCCAACGGCGAACCAGGTGTAAGTGGTTTACGTGGTGAACAAGGCCCCCAGGGTAGGCAAGGTTATCCAGGGTCTATTGGTTCCAGGGGGTTAATGGGCAAGCACGGCCCACCAGGGCCTGAAGGTAAAATTGGGCTAAATGGGCCACCAGGGCCAAAAGGAATCCGAGGGGATCAGGGATATAGTGGGTTACCTGGAAAACCTGGTGTGCCCGGGGAAAGAGGTTTACACGGATCTTCAGGAGCACCAGGTAAAATAGGTCCAAAAGGTGACTCTGGACCTGCAGGAGGTTCTGGGACACGTGGACTAACTGGTCCTGTAGGACCAAAAGGAGAATCAGGGCATGGAGGACAACCAGGACCCAGAGGTTCTTCAGGAATTCCAGGTATTCAAGGGCCTACAGGGCCCAGAGGACCAATAGGTTTACCTGGTCCCAGAGGTGAAGCAGGGCCACCAGGCTTActaggagaggggaaaataggatTACCAGGTATTGCAGGTCCAGTAGGTCCAATGGGAAACCCCGGCATTCCAGGAAGAATGGGAATTCAAGGCGCACCTGGACTTCCAGGTCCAGCAGGCCTGCCCGGCATCGTCATTAATGGGGATACAACCGGTATTGCTAGCCTGCATGGTGGTGTTGATGGTGCATCAGTACCAGGAAATGGAAAGCATGGAAAACCACAATATGAAAGAGGAGAAATGTCTGCACGAGTAGCTCCAGCTTTCACTGCAATTCTCACAAAATCATTTCCACCTTCAGGCATCCCCATTAAGTTTGATAGGATTTTGTATaatggacaacatggttataatccATCAACCGGACTATTTACGTGTCAAGTTCCAGGTGTCTACTACTTTGCTTATCACGTGCATGTGAAGGGAACCAGTATCTGGGTGGCACTGTACAAGAATAATGTGCCTGCAACATACACATATGATGAATATAAAAAAGGATACCTTGATCAAGCATCAGGGAGTGCGGTCCTGGAACTGAAAGAACATGATCAGGTGTGGATCCAGATGCCTTCAGCCCAAGCTAATGGGTTATATTCCACTGATTACATCCATTCCTCTTTCTCAGGATTCCTACTTTGCCCAACATAACGTTGATCAACTTGAATTAGTGGATTTATATATTGTGTAGTAATAAACTGTATTAAGAGGGACACTGGAAAAACATACAAGTGTTATATGTTGCTACCATGttccagtatttaaaaaaaagcctAGACAGCCTCTGGATGATAATCAGCATATTATAGCAACCACAAACATCAGACATTTTCCCTAATGACTGCACATTTTCAGCTTATGTTATAAGGGATTTAATGTGGAACTGTTTTTTTTATGATCAGTTAGAGGCAAAACCATTGTCAATGAAGATTGATGTGATGTTTGTGACACTTGTATTCCCTGTGCTATTTTTGAGTAATGTTCTAAGTAAGGATGCATTTCTTGTTTTTTCCCCCACATTTATACCATTGACAGAAACAAACTATCATATTACACAGTTGTACTCTAATTATTATAATCATATCTTTTTAAGTGCAATACATGATAAGTGGTGTTCCATTGTGAATTCAGACAACTGTGTATACTGACTGAGAATTAAAACATTGAGGAATGGTATAATCGGCACTGCTACTTGCTTGAATTTTAAATTTCAAATTAACTTGTAGTAACGTTATGCTGACTAAAAGGTTAATGGATAACGGATGTAGTACAAGTAAATGTTTCTTTTGTACTCATTAAGTTTTATGTATTTTGCATGATCTGAGATGTTACCAAACATCAACTTAGTTGGAATGAAAGGTAAGGAACATTGAAATGTACCAAAACAAAATAACTATCGTCAGtgtattggcattggtttattattgtcacgtgtactgatatacaatgaaaatctttgtttgtttgctatccagtcaaatcatatattTGGTGCTCAAGTCTCAGGAATGGGATTTGAATCTACAAACTTCTGACTCAGAGCTGAGAGCGCTGTTCATTGGTCAACACCCAAATCACAATGTGGTGCACCCCAACATTTCACTAACAAATCGTCAACTGAGGAGACAAAACGGGAAATCAATCTGTCATTCCTTCCAATGAACTGAGAAATTATCCCAGCTGATGTGATCTCAGAATACTTATTCACAATGAATACCCTCCTTCTAGATCATAAATTGTTATGATTTTCACATAGTGAAGACACCTCTGCGACAGATCTAGTGTAGtcacttggtagacaaaaatgctggagaaactcagcgggtgaggcagcatctatggagcgaaggaaataggcattgtttcg
Proteins encoded:
- the col8a2 gene encoding collagen alpha-2(VIII) chain, which encodes MLQMDIFILVLMTIIDYVSSGGYSSKYVHPMVKGPVGPPFREGKGQYIEIPVILPSDLKGDKGAPGKPGPRGPSGPPGVHGNAGYGKPGFPGPTGPPGTPGFSRFGKPGMPGIPGKPGIIGFPGPKGDEGPRGDPGPRGPAGIPGEPGPAGFPVPGKQGSPGITGAPGPRAEPGEKGEPGAPGERGPRGEVGYGNPGIPGARGKEGSPGKSGPSGLPGLGKPGINGLPGVHGEKGESGPSGDIGHPGPPGPQGPAGKPGLDGIGKPGLNGLPGIPGSVGHKGGPGPPGARGLPGVPGYAKPGMNGLKGQRGPPGAPGAPGPNGEPGVSGLRGEQGPQGRQGYPGSIGSRGLMGKHGPPGPEGKIGLNGPPGPKGIRGDQGYSGLPGKPGVPGERGLHGSSGAPGKIGPKGDSGPAGGSGTRGLTGPVGPKGESGHGGQPGPRGSSGIPGIQGPTGPRGPIGLPGPRGEAGPPGLLGEGKIGLPGIAGPVGPMGNPGIPGRMGIQGAPGLPGPAGLPGIVINGDTTGIASLHGGVDGASVPGNGKHGKPQYERGEMSARVAPAFTAILTKSFPPSGIPIKFDRILYNGQHGYNPSTGLFTCQVPGVYYFAYHVHVKGTSIWVALYKNNVPATYTYDEYKKGYLDQASGSAVLELKEHDQVWIQMPSAQANGLYSTDYIHSSFSGFLLCPT